The Cloeon dipterum chromosome 3, ieCloDipt1.1, whole genome shotgun sequence genome includes a region encoding these proteins:
- the LOC135938576 gene encoding uncharacterized protein LOC135938576: MNFTFKKRSGVSILSLKHEKHNSQSQTQATQSQNVAEKSSKSERPMPSGNCAPNEISLKPEMEKTDKERQHSATKMLDSSSDSPLKITPVDLDSSDDGEPVKLKRTKPVPDLKKLKNKQDMWDDICKVEATNSAPAATENEPGAKKLKMEEITSRLKVFEKSAPGKFAVKGIESERKSSPRKSLEVDVAPAMINAPVATDACVKESVKVKSSAGAAKVELPCPVCNRNFKRNLRGHMKACAGKNGLTTEQLMLALELQRKQEDERQRLGLPQYLVNKKQTVNKKSGKTSDPNIQLALALSKSLKEAEEEAYLRETRMMLENQEDMTDSQVAAAITAVTSEPETSVKGIQTTLVTGKAGQLGIQKAPASTSLSRTVAPPYMTTSAEERLRRVTEKVAMCLLDEETSNDFVQKQPALRSVQVSDVLKRKLEEGNGLWKLATVSCEQEKDVYYVKGLREFVSPSVSNSGVLNLQPLQPSFPKPKDYIVKKRAHLPNPPSPKKRQDSNLGRDWASILNSKTMSDVVVYAKDDVELRAHKLVLLVRCPAILKDLAAEMSQDGESVKEHMLLWSEFSESVVMAALEFIYCDSTCRALRLGNKDVQDLEALAQRYELTELLSHMDMMKKLRDQVHREDEQTNSSTSTHEAEPEPSLQIVETLDSRSELSYLVSQMDKSIFAATLVPTNDQTKTSQPKEAISAEVTALQSPNNDLKNIDLATSLNNNICSQDSERSKVDDEVGEVDQNQSQSDDDLFASLHDSKIYMDLLEDNTERENVEPAENDDSEDWRNLDGLDYLDTTPKRTKSSAALAPDTPTLTSQESNTNATPQFETSPFSSPMERAMSELEVVTLSSDSASQKSVVSISPKMIAHTPDHHPLDDSVGVCEDLELTHLEIAALKAYEKVMTPKPPSRAASTPGSSRITPMLDYSLMESPQLQKELDRYGIKHLRRNQAKLILRHIYDELHPKLSSTPLARPANKTKKALQMKSKKNETLNAAPAEASTSKATQPPTCKTTPKKTTPVKKPAVKQPVHNISFAPPDEDYDSFDELLFDKPKRKSMSQPAIQRSSDSDSSDSSDNEGYGNYHGDDALEDAFTQQITDTQSDVLVQVEEALKSDPGLYHRILTYEPIWLEEIKDLLKTNKVRVNPKVLLDFLDDQCITYRTDHQRPVKRAAQKRGWTQSQRGRKKKDFDV, translated from the exons ATGAACTTCACATTCAAAAAGAGGTCGGGGGTAAGCATTTTGTCTCTCAAGCATGAAAAGCACAATAGCCAATCGCAAACACAAGCAACTCAATCTCAAAACGTGGcagaaaaaagttcaaaaag CGAGCGTCCTATGCCATCAGGGAACTGTGCGCCAAACGAAATATCCTTGAAACCGGAGATGGAAAAGACCGACAAAGAAAGGCAGCACAGCGCTACCAAGATGCTAGATTCATCGTCTGATTCTCCATTAAAAATCACACCTGTGGATCTAGATTCCAGTGATGATGGTGAAcctgtcaaattaaaaagaacaaaacCAGTCCCAGatctaaaaaaactaaaaaataagcaaGATATGTGGGATGATATTTGCAAGGTTGAAGCAACAAACAGTGCACCAGCAGCAACTGAAAATGAACCAGgtgcaaagaaattaaaaatggaagaaatCACATCAAGGTTAAAAGTCTTTGAAAAGTCTGCACCTGGAAAGTTTGCTGTCAAGGGAATTGAAAGTGAACGTAAATCGTCACCTAGAAAGAGTTTAGAAGTTGATGTTGCGCCTGCTATGATCAATGCTCCAGTTGCTACCGACGCATGTGTGAAGGAATCAGTGAAAGTGAAATCTTCAGCTGGTGCAGCAAAAGTAGAACTTCCGTGTCCTGTGTGCAATAGAAACTTTAAGAGAAATCTTAGGGGACACATGAAGGCATGTGCAGGGAAAAATGGACTAACTACTGAACAGTTAATGCTTGCTCTTGAATTGCAAAGGAAGCAGGAAGATGAGCGACAACGTCTAGGTCTACCTCAATATTTGGTGAATAAGAAACAAACAGTTAATAAG aaaagtggcaaAACCAGCGATCCGAACATACAGTTAGCCCTAGCACTCTCTAAGTCCCTGAAAGAGGCAGAGGAAGAGGCGTACTTGAGGGAAACAAGAATGATGTTAGAAAATCAAGAGGACATGACAGATTCCCAAGTTGCTGCAGCTATCACAGCGGTTACTTCGGAGCCTGAAACTTCAGTCAAAG gtaTCCAAACAACTTTGGTAACTGGAAAAGCAGGGCAGCTTGGAATTCAAAAAGCGCCTGCTAGTACATCTTTATCACGAACAGTCGCTCCTCCATATATGACAACCTCTGCAGAAGAGCGGCTTAGAAGAGTGACAGAGAAGGTGGCAATGTGTTTGCTTGATGAGGAAACCAGCAatgattttgttcaaaaacaACCTGCTCTTCGAAGTGTGCAAGTATCCGACGTGCTGAAAAGAAAGTTGGAGGAG GGAAATGGTTTGTGGAAGCTGGCTACTGTTTCTTGTGAGCAAGAGAAAGATGTTTACTATGTAAAAGGTCTTCGAGAATTTGTTTCACCTTCAGTCAGCAACTCTGGAGTGCTTAATTTGCAGCCCTTGCAGCCATCATTTCCCAAACCTAAAGATTACATAGTGAAGAAAAGAGCTCATCTGCCAAATCCACCCTCCCCGAAAAAAAGACAAGATTCAAACTTGGGCCGTGATTGGGCATCAATACTGAATTCGAAAACAATGAGTGATGTTGTAGTTTATGCCAAAGATGACGTGGAATTGCGAGCGCACAAGCTTGTGCTTCTAGTGAGATGtccagcaattttaaaagatttggCTGCTGAAATGAGTCAAGACGGTGAAAGTGTGAAAGAACACATGCTATTGTGGAGTGAGTTCTCTGAGTCGGTAGTGATGGCTGCTCTTGAATTCATTTACTGTGATTCAACTTGCCGGGCTCTGCGCCTGGGAAACAAAGATGTCCAAGACTTAGAAGCATTAGCTCAGAG GTATGAACTCACCGAGCTCCTATCTCACATGGATATGATGAAAAAGCTTCGGGATCAAGTGCATAGAGAGGATGAGCAAACAAATTCAAGCACCTCGACGCATGAAGCTGAACCAGAACCATCTCTTCAGATTGTAGAAACATTAGATTCTAGGAGCGAACTGTCATATCTTGTCAGTCAAATGGACAAGTCTATTTTCGCTGCAACCTTGGTTCCAACCAATGATCAAACTAAGACTAGCCAACCTAAAGAAGCCATCAGCGCTGAAGTCACCGCTTTACAGAGTCCaaacaatgatttaaaaaatattgacttggCAACTAGTTTGAACAATAACATATGCAGCCAGGATTCTGAGAGAAGCAAAGTAGATGATGAGGTTGGGGAAGTTGATCAAAATCAATCGCAGTCTGATGATGATCTCTTTGCCTCATTGCacgattcaaaaatttacatggACCTGTTGGAAGATAATACAGAACGTGAAAATGTTGAGCCTGCAGAGAATGATGATTCTGAAGACTGGCGAAATCTGGATGGTCTGGATTATCTGGACACAACGCCTAAGAGAACTAAATCCTCTGCGGCACTTGCTCCAGACACTCCAACTTTGACTTCTCAAGAAAGTAACACAAATGCCACCCCTCAGTTCGAAACATCTCCATTCAGTTCTCCAATGGAACGAGCAATGAGTGAACTAGAAGTAGTTACATTGTCTTCTGACAGTGCGAGTCAAAAATCTGTGGTGTCTATCAGCCCAAAGATGATCGCGCACACGCCTGATCACCATCCCCTGGATGATTCTGTCGGAGTATGTGAAGATTTGGAGCTGACACATTTGGAAATTGCTGCTCTCAAAGCGTATGAGAAAGTGATGACACCGAAGCCCCCATCTCGAGCGGCTTCGACACCAGGTTCCTCTAGGATCACTCCCATGCTTGATTACAGCTTAATGGAATCGCCCCAGCTGCAG aaagaACTTGATAGATACGGTATAAAGCATCTCAGAAGGAACCAAGCCAAACTGATTTTGAGACACATCTATGATGAGCTTCACCCAAAGCTTTCAAGCACACCATTGGCTCGACCTGCCAACAAGACCAAAAAGGCTTTGCAGATGAAATCTAAAAAGAACGAGACGCTGAATGCAGCCCCAGCAGAAGCAAGCACTTCAAAGGCAACCCAGCCCCCAACCTGCAAAACCACTCCTAAGAAAACCACACCAGTGAAAAAACCTGCTGTCAAACAGCCTGTTCACAACATTAGCTTTGCTCCACCTGATGAAGACTATGACAGTTTTGATGAACTATTGTTTGACAAGCCAAAGCGCAAAAGTATGTCACAGCCTGCGATTCAAAGAAGTTCAGATTCGGATTCCAGTGATTCTAGTGACAATGAAGG gtaCGGTAATTATCACGGAGATGATGCTTTGGAAGATGCGTTTACTCAACAAATTACCGATACGCAATCTGATGTGCTGGTTCAAGTAGAGGAAGCCCTCAAATCTGACCCTGGCCTGTATCATAGAATTCTCACCTATGAACCCATTTGGTTAGAAGAGATCAAGGACCtactcaaaacaaacaaagttAGAGTCAATCCTAAGGTTCTGCTGGATTTTTTGGATGACCAG TGTATTACCTATAGAACAGACCACCAAAGACCTGTGAAGAGAGCAGCTCAGAAACGAGGTTGGACGCAGTCACAGCGCGGACGAAAAAAGAAAGACTTTGATGTGTGA
- the nkd gene encoding protein naked cuticle homolog, producing the protein MASNLVKKLRNRFLNGYKQISVLMPGDTTSESGRETEELLSTSSAPASPTPLRPEPAPMPPSSSAKQDKCCCGLHPHCQPVRRDLEFEEFECDVAVQEHDDGGVAQSGEKCRRCEEFSFTLYDLDGHGKITKDDIASLVTSIYDTLGATIQVPHSGSKTIRVRLTVAPERKSESGARASSPQNHKHCQSKNVNHQSSEPAVEKIKEALQRKNSPLKEGGEQRLNNHVPCKKETFRIGGVKVLYTNHLNNNNNNNNNNNSFKQDIMRNNNETGPLIVNNTPHITKKISRHESLRRDRLPNCKVSALANGASASAPNTPLKTATSTPKAKCQDWKANFRNRSPNRPKRRATFNALSSPRHYPEYINQERTNEEYKEIIANNMKKNLSALQSTHRRKRVEETMHKHQDSARSHHDCKKRSAETRQLLFPDMCLDCDQQTNQHGLRHKNRVRDNARSQLQVKEWLKTGCWGYYLTDEDGHQMSYYLPNLLSQKTPPPSSPVLEKRLINEDSSKIDFLIPDTDPPLVRPDIVGSCTADDDVDAGSTATTRRTRRHVHEHVHHHYHHYSQENSKKPNAGDL; encoded by the exons ATGGCCTCCAACCTGGTCAAGAAGCTGAGGAACCGCTTCCTCAATGGTTACAAGCAGATTTCAG TGTTGATGCCAGGCGACACGACGAGCGAAAGCGGCAGGGAAACGGAGGAGCTGCTCTCGACTAGCTCAGCGCCAGCGTCACCGACGCCCCTCAGACCTGAGCCGGCTCCCATGCCCCCTTCCTCTTCGGCTAAGCAGGACAAGTGTTGTTGCGGTCTTCATCCCCATTGTCAGCCCGTGAGGAGGGATCTCGAATTTGAG GAGTTTGAATGTGATGTGGCTGTGCAAGAACACGACGATGGAGGAGTTGCTCAATCCGGAGAAAAGTGTAGGCGATGTGAAGAGTTTTCCTTTACACTTTACGACTTAGATGGTCACGGAAAAATAACCAAAGAT gaTATTGCCAGCCTGGTGACCTCGATCTACGACACGCTGGGGGCGACGATCCAGGTGCCGCACTCGGGCAGCAAAACGATCCGGGTGAGGCTGACGGTAGCCCCTGAGCGCAAGTCGGAGAGCGGCGCGCGCGCCAGCAGTCCGCAGAACCACAAGCAttgccaaagcaaaaacgtgAACCATCAGAGCAGTGAGCCAGCTGTTGAGAAGATCAAGGAAGCTCTTCAGCGCAAAAACAGCCCGCTGAAGGAAGGCGGCGAGCAGCGCCTCAATAACCACGTGCCGTGCAAAAAGGAAACGTTCCGGATAGGTGGCGTGAAAGTTCTCTACACAAACCAcctcaacaacaacaacaacaacaataataacaacaattcGTTCAAACAAGACATTATGAGAAACAACAATGAGACTGGACCCTTGATAGTTAACAATACTCCGCACATTACCAAGAAAATTTCGCGCCATGAGAGTTTACGGAGAGACAGACTGCCTAACTGCAAAGTTTCCGCCCTGGCCAACGGCGCCAGCGCTTCCGCCCCAAACACACCCCTCAAAACCGCAACCTCCACACCAAAGGCCAAATGCCAAG acTGGAAAGCGAATTTCCGCAACCGATCGCCAAACCGACCAAAGCGGAGGGCGACCTTCAATGCTCTGTCTTCACCCCGTCACTATCCGGAGTACATTAATCAAGAGAGGACAAACGAAGAATACAAAGAAATCATCGCAAACAACATGAAGAAGAATCTTTCAGCGTTGCAAAGCACCCATCGCCG GAAACGTGTGGAGGAGACGATGCATAAGCACCAAGATAGCGCTCGGAGCCATCACGACTGCAAGAAGCGGTCTGCGGAAACAAGGCAACTGCTTTTTCCTGACATGTGCCTTGATTGCGACCAGCAGACAAACCAGCACGGGCTGCGGCACAAGAACCGGGTGCGTGACAACGCACGCTCGCAGTTGCAGGTCAAGGAGTGGCTGAAGACTGGCTGCTGGGGCTACTACCTGACCGACGAAGATGGCCACCAGATGAGCTACTACCTGCCAAATCTGCTGTCACAGAAAACGCCGCCACCGTCGTCGCCAGTGCTGGAAAAGCGCCTGATCAACGAGGACAGCAGCAAGATTGACTTCTTGATACCCGACACTGACCCACCGCTGGTTAGGCCTGACATTGTTGGCAGCTGCACCGCCGATGACGACGTTGACGCCGGCTCCACCGCCACCACGCGTCGCACGCGTCGACATGTGCATGAGCACGTACATCACCACTACCACCACTATTCGCAAGAAAACAGCAAGAAGCCCAATGCCGGTGACCTTTAA
- the Pyroxd1 gene encoding pyridine nucleotide-disulfide oxidoreductase domain-containing protein 1, whose translation MDLQACYVIIGGGIAGVSCAETLTTLTNESILLISGSDVVKVTRNVNQLTEALTQFDVEDQSASEFESTFPGLAVSTGVTVVTLNPELRELKLSDGRVARYEKGVCLCVGASPKTLDGAESAENLVFTLRDMESVASLIEKLKDARKVAVVGNGGIATELVYTLKGVQDMVWVVRDKHISAAFVDPGAAQFFINSGGLTEAGQKKGATVIKRLTYQSQNGTKKECQGAALGPDWHTKFKVEGPNGDKMPNIHIEYETEVKRIIKRGETGFPAELNNWPVVLELTNKSLIGCDLVVNAIGVLPNCKMFDGVLDMASPEQGSGIKVDKAMRTSADGVFAAGDVIFANWMKEKHWFQMRLWTQARQMGCQAARAMAVPSSVSMFDFSFEMFAHVTKFFGFKVVLLGLYNGQKMNPGDWEALLRVTPGKEFIKLVIANGKVQGAVLIGETELEETCENLILNQLDVSALGDDLLNPDIDIEDYFD comes from the exons atggatttgcaAGCTTGTTATGTAATTATCGGGGGAGGCATTGCTGGTGTCTCGTGTGCAGAAACTTTGACCACACTGACCAATGAGTCAATTCTACTTATATCAGGCTCTGATGTAGTCAAGGTCACAAGAAACGTGAACCAACTCACTGAAGCACTAACGCAGTTTGATGTGGAAGACCAAAGTGCATCAGAGTTTGAATCAACCTTCCCAGGACTTGCAGTCTCTACTGGAGTCACCGTAGTGACATTGAACCCTGAATTAAGAGAGCTGAAATTGAGTGATGGTCGAGTTGCCAG ATATGAAAAAGGAGTATGTCTTTGTGTTGGCGCTTCACCAAAAACTCTTGATGGCGCTGAAAGTGCTGAAAACCTTGTTTTCACCCTCAGAGATATGGAGTCAGTTGCGTCACTCATTGAAAAACTGAAAGATGCCCGCAAAGTTGCCGTTGTTGGAAATGGTGGCATAGCCACTGAACTTGTTTATACTTTAAAAGGAGTTCAG GACATGGTTTGGGTTGTCCGTGACAAGCACAtctctgctgcttttgtggATCCAGGGGCAgcacaatttttcatcaattctGGTGGTTTAACTGAAGCAGGTCAGAAGAAGGGGGCAACAGTGATCAAACGGCTCACATACCAATCACAGAATGGAACGAAGAAAGAGTGCCAGGGAGCCGCTCTTGGCCCTGACTGGCACACAAAGTTCAAAGTTGAGGGTCCTAATGGTGATAAGATGCCTAACATCCACATTGAATATGAAACAGAAGTTAAGAGGATCATAAAACGAGGAGAAACTG GCTTCCCAGCAGAGCTCAATAATTGGCCAGTAGTGCTGGAGTTGACAAATAAATCCTTAATTGGTTGCGACTTGGTTGTAAATGCCATCGGAGTTTTGCCAAATTGCAAGATGTTTGATGGAGTGCTAGATATGGCCAGTCCTGAGCAAGGCTCTGGCATCAAAGTTGACAAGGCAATGAGAACATCTGCAGATG GCGTGTTTGCTGCTGGCGATGTCATATTTGCCAACTGGATGAAGGAGAAACACTGGTTTCAAATGAGGCTCTGGACGCAAGCTCGACAAATGGGCTGTCAGGCTGCAAGAGCAATGGCCGTTCCCTCAAGCGTTTCCATGTTCGACTTTAGTTTTGAGATGTTTGCGCACGTGACTAAGTTCTTTggattcaaa GTGGTTCTTCTTGGACTTTACAATGGCCAAAAAATGAATCCCGGAGACTGGGAGGCTTTGCTTAGAGTCACGCCTGGAAAAGAATTCATCAAGCTAGTAATAGCGAATGGAAAAGTGCAGGGAGCAGTGTTAATAGGGGAGACAGAGTTAGAGGAGACGTGCGAAAATTTGATTCTTAACCAACTTGATGTAAGTGCACTGGGCGACGATTTGCTAAATCCCGACATTGACATAGAAGACTATTTTGATTGa
- the mRpS18B gene encoding small ribosomal subunit protein mS40, whose amino-acid sequence MAARGVLCGIISRLVSTRITQRSLVGVPIKSFHTSFIRPCEADDRGKPRAEERDPTKVRDQVIPVETSIAYLESEAYQITYGDNPVWKEYRRNFKGHYPPNKTRKTCIRQNLIATGNPCPICRDEYLVVDYRNLKLLKQFISPYTGAVIDFKKTGLCQKRHKELLIAIERARDCGLLTYDVPQRVYNYSDYLNIKQ is encoded by the exons ATGGCAGCACGAGGTGTCTTATGCGGCATAATTTCCCGTCTGGTTTCCACTCGCATTACCCAGAGATCGCTCGTAGGTGTGCCTATTAAG AGTTTTCACACGTCCTTTATTCGACCATGTGAGGCTGATGATCGAGGAAAGCCGCGAGCTGAGGAACGTGACCCAACTAAAGTCAGAGACCAGGTGATACCCGTAGAGACCAGCATCGCCTATCTTGAAAGCGAAG cgTATCAAATAACTTACGGCGACAACCCAGTGTGGAAAGAGTACAGGAGAAACTTCAAAGGCCATTATCCACCAAACAAGACCAGGAAGACTTGCata AGACAAAACCTTATTGCCACTGGAAATCCTTGCCCGATCTGCAGAGACGAGTATTTAGTCGTGGACTACAGAAACCTCAAACTTCTTAAGCAGTTTATCTCTCCATATACAGGGGCTGTTATTGACTTCAA gaAAACGGGACTCTGCCAGAAGAGACATAAAGAATTGCTCATTGCAATTGAAAGGGCCAGAGATTGTGGATTGCTAACTTACGACGTTCCACAGCGAGTTTACAATTACTCTGACtacttaaatattaaacaatga